A window of the Kosakonia radicincitans DSM 16656 genome harbors these coding sequences:
- the sohB gene encoding protease SohB has translation MELLSEYGLFLAKIATVVVAIAVIAVLIVNLTQRKRQRGELKITRLSEQYKEMQEEMSASLLDDHQQKQWHKAQKKKLKQEAKEAKAKAKAGKSVDSGKSRVYVLDFKGSMDAGEVSGLREEITAVLTVAKPQDQVVLRLESPGGVVHGYGLAASQLQRLRDRHIPLTIAVDKVAASGGYMMACVADKIVAAPFAIIGSIGVVAQIPNFNRFLKGKEIDIELHTAGQFKRTLTLLGENTEEGRQKFRESLNETHDLFKDFVHQMRPALDIESVATGEHWYGSQALEKGLIDQIGTSDELLLSLYENHEVIGVRYQQRKKMMERFTGSATESIDHLLMRWWQRGQKPLM, from the coding sequence GTGGAATTACTGTCTGAATATGGTCTGTTTTTGGCCAAGATCGCGACCGTGGTAGTGGCGATTGCGGTGATAGCGGTACTGATTGTCAATCTGACGCAGCGCAAGCGTCAGCGGGGCGAGCTGAAAATTACCCGTTTGAGCGAGCAGTATAAAGAGATGCAGGAAGAGATGTCCGCTTCGTTGCTGGACGATCATCAGCAGAAACAGTGGCATAAAGCGCAGAAGAAAAAGCTCAAGCAGGAGGCAAAGGAAGCCAAGGCGAAAGCAAAAGCAGGGAAAAGCGTTGACTCAGGAAAATCACGCGTTTATGTGCTGGATTTCAAAGGCAGTATGGACGCCGGAGAAGTCAGCGGGTTGCGCGAGGAAATTACCGCCGTGCTGACCGTGGCAAAACCGCAGGATCAGGTTGTTCTGCGGCTTGAAAGCCCCGGCGGAGTGGTGCACGGCTACGGTCTCGCGGCTTCTCAATTACAGCGCCTGCGTGACAGACATATCCCACTGACGATCGCCGTTGATAAAGTGGCAGCCAGCGGTGGCTATATGATGGCTTGCGTGGCGGATAAAATTGTTGCCGCGCCCTTCGCCATTATTGGCTCTATCGGCGTGGTGGCGCAGATCCCTAACTTCAACCGTTTCCTGAAAGGCAAAGAGATCGATATTGAGTTGCACACTGCCGGACAGTTTAAACGTACGCTAACGCTACTGGGTGAAAACACCGAAGAAGGGCGACAGAAATTCCGCGAAAGCCTGAATGAAACCCATGACTTATTTAAAGATTTTGTTCATCAGATGCGCCCGGCGCTGGATATTGAAAGCGTGGCGACCGGTGAACACTGGTACGGCTCCCAAGCGCTGGAGAAGGGTCTGATTGATCAGATTGGCACCAGCGACGAATTGCTACTCAGCCTGTATGAGAATCATGAAGTTATCGGCGTCCGCTACCAGCAACGGAAGAAAATGATGGAGCGGTTTACCGGCAGTGCGACAGAGAGTATTGACCATCTGCTGATGCGCTGGTGGCAGCGCGGGCAAAAACCCCTGATGTAA
- a CDS encoding YciN family protein: MTGTSQPIDRQTLLELANKLIREHEDTLAGIAATDVTQRNGVLVFSGEYYLDEQGLPTPKSTAVFNMFKYLAHELSEKYHLID; the protein is encoded by the coding sequence ATGACCGGTACATCTCAACCCATCGATCGCCAGACATTGCTGGAGCTGGCTAACAAACTGATCCGTGAGCATGAAGATACGCTGGCAGGTATTGCCGCCACCGATGTTACCCAGCGCAATGGCGTGCTGGTGTTCAGCGGTGAGTACTACCTGGATGAGCAAGGTCTGCCGACGCCGAAAAGCACGGCAGTATTCAATATGTTCAAATACTTAGCACATGAACTTTCTGAAAAGTATCATCTTATCGACTAA